Proteins encoded together in one Corynebacterium liangguodongii window:
- a CDS encoding 3-hydroxyacyl-CoA dehydrogenase: MTDVKNVSVLGAGNLGAQIAYRLAFYGFNTTSYDINDDAIEAAKGRLETIAGKYVRDLDDVSEDKAKATAAAVKLTTSLEEAAKDADIIIEAVPENLEIKRETYSKLAEFLPAHTIVLTNTSTLLPSSFKDSTGRPEKFLAYHFANDIHIANIVEVMPTDDTDPAVVDQIVEFAPEMGMQPIRLNREQPKYIINSLYSTWVDQARDLWVRGVADIETIDKVAAMIAGSSQLSPFLAQDRTGFGVVYGITKNRAETGDPLAAEFNRRLKEDFMDKGHIGKESGEGFYVYDENGNPTGLSEAAKKNYPPVG; this comes from the coding sequence ATGACTGATGTGAAAAATGTCTCCGTGCTCGGCGCCGGCAACCTCGGCGCCCAAATCGCCTACCGCCTGGCCTTCTACGGCTTCAACACCACCTCCTACGACATCAACGATGACGCCATCGAGGCCGCCAAGGGGCGCCTCGAAACCATCGCGGGCAAGTACGTGCGCGATCTTGACGACGTCTCAGAAGACAAGGCCAAGGCCACAGCTGCCGCGGTAAAGCTCACCACATCCCTTGAAGAGGCCGCAAAAGACGCCGACATCATCATCGAGGCCGTGCCGGAGAACCTCGAGATCAAACGCGAAACCTACTCCAAGCTCGCCGAGTTCCTGCCCGCGCACACGATCGTTCTCACCAACACCTCCACCCTGCTGCCGAGCTCTTTCAAGGACTCAACCGGACGCCCAGAGAAGTTCCTCGCCTACCACTTCGCCAACGACATCCACATCGCCAACATCGTCGAGGTCATGCCTACTGACGACACCGACCCCGCGGTCGTGGATCAGATCGTCGAGTTCGCTCCCGAAATGGGCATGCAACCGATCCGGCTGAACCGCGAGCAGCCGAAGTACATCATCAACTCCCTCTACTCCACCTGGGTCGACCAGGCACGCGACCTGTGGGTCAGGGGCGTGGCCGACATCGAGACCATCGACAAAGTCGCAGCGATGATCGCCGGATCCTCTCAGCTCAGCCCCTTCCTCGCCCAGGACCGCACCGGCTTCGGCGTGGTCTACGGCATCACCAAAAACCGCGCCGAGACCGGCGACCCGCTGGCCGCGGAGTTCAACCGCCGCCTGAAGGAAGATTTCATGGACAAAGGGCACATCGGCAAGGAATCCGGTGAGGGCTTCTACGTCTACGACGAAAACGGCAACCCAACTGGTCTTTCGGAGGCCGCCAAGAAGAACTACCCGCCCGTGGGGTAG
- the cas7e gene encoding type I-E CRISPR-associated protein Cas7/Cse4/CasC, with the protein MSLVIDVHALQTVPPSLINRDDTGAPKSAIFGDVPRQRVSSQSWKRAIRRYFKESGAAEEIGARSLRNPEKIAKTLQERAGWDEVTAIERVQALFKAAGITTEIAKAKKPKKGEEAPAEVSPYPRTKYLLFLSPQQIDKAVELLIEAGGDKIEKADARGVLNAENSVDVAMFGRMVADDAFFNVDAAVQVAHALSIHAASPEFDYFTAVDDLAEDQETGAGMIGTVQMMSSTLYRYAAVNVEGLEENLGSAEAAREAAVNFIEAFAKSLPTGKLNTFANQTLPELIYVAVRDTRPVSLVNAFEEPIETDAENGRRQAGAAALAREEQEIERTYGFRPRAAFVAALGSLGEPFQEIAQNVTLAQLLDQTRDALSAAQGE; encoded by the coding sequence ATGTCTCTCGTCATCGACGTCCACGCCCTCCAGACCGTCCCCCCGTCCCTCATCAACAGGGACGACACCGGCGCCCCGAAGTCCGCGATCTTCGGCGATGTGCCTCGTCAACGTGTGTCCTCGCAGTCCTGGAAGCGCGCCATCCGGCGCTACTTCAAGGAAAGCGGCGCCGCCGAAGAAATCGGGGCGCGCTCGCTCCGCAATCCCGAAAAGATCGCTAAAACGCTGCAGGAACGGGCCGGCTGGGATGAGGTCACGGCCATCGAGCGCGTGCAGGCACTGTTCAAGGCGGCGGGGATCACAACCGAGATTGCTAAAGCGAAGAAGCCGAAGAAGGGCGAGGAAGCCCCTGCAGAAGTGTCGCCGTACCCCCGCACCAAGTACCTGCTCTTTTTAAGCCCGCAGCAGATTGACAAGGCCGTGGAGCTTCTCATCGAGGCAGGCGGAGACAAGATCGAGAAAGCGGACGCGCGGGGAGTACTCAACGCCGAAAACTCCGTTGACGTTGCGATGTTCGGCCGGATGGTGGCGGATGATGCATTCTTCAATGTCGACGCGGCTGTCCAGGTGGCGCACGCGTTGAGTATCCACGCCGCGTCGCCGGAGTTCGACTACTTCACCGCTGTCGACGACCTCGCAGAAGATCAGGAGACCGGCGCCGGGATGATTGGAACCGTGCAGATGATGTCCTCTACGCTCTACCGCTACGCCGCGGTCAACGTGGAGGGGCTGGAGGAAAACCTCGGTTCCGCAGAAGCGGCGCGTGAGGCAGCAGTGAACTTCATCGAAGCCTTTGCAAAGTCCCTTCCGACCGGCAAGCTGAATACGTTTGCCAACCAGACGCTGCCTGAGCTGATTTACGTGGCCGTGCGCGATACGCGGCCGGTGAGCTTGGTCAACGCCTTCGAGGAACCGATTGAGACGGACGCGGAGAACGGGCGTCGTCAAGCGGGGGCGGCCGCCCTCGCGCGCGAGGAGCAAGAAATCGAGCGAACCTACGGGTTCCGCCCGCGCGCGGCGTTCGTCGCCGCGCTGGGCAGCTTGGGAGAGCCTTTCCAGGAGATCGCACAGAATGTCACCCTGGCGCAGCTGCTTGACCAGACTCGCGACGCGCTTTCCGCCGCGCAGGGGGAGTAG
- a CDS encoding pyridoxal phosphate-dependent aminotransferase yields MGKKESHEETSYPANEVVEEAVKGASPRETPLRKHRHFDEAEKLKNVFYDIRGPVSTTAEEMERDGHTILKLNTGNPAIFGFEAPDVIMRDMIAALPTSQGYTTSKGIVPARRAIVTRYEVIEDFPSFDIDDVYLGNGVSELISMVTQALLNDGDEILIPAPDYPLWTAASTLAGGKVVHYLCDEEDNWNPSLEDIRAKVTSRTKAIVVINPNNPTGAVYSREVLEGIADIAREHELMVLADEIYDRILYDDATHISMAEVAPDLITVTFNGLSKAYRVAGYRAGWMIITGPRRRATGFIEGLNLLAGTRLCANVPGQHAIQVALGGRQSIYQLTGEGGRLREQRDTAVRKLREIPGVSVVEPKGALYCFPKIDTEMYHIHDDERFMLDLLKSEKILMVQGTGFNYPTPDHFRVVTLPWASQLENAIERLGNFLADYHQH; encoded by the coding sequence ATGGGCAAGAAAGAGTCACACGAGGAGACGTCGTATCCGGCCAACGAGGTTGTGGAGGAGGCGGTGAAGGGGGCATCGCCACGCGAAACGCCCTTGCGCAAGCACCGCCACTTCGACGAGGCGGAGAAGCTCAAAAACGTCTTCTACGACATCCGCGGGCCGGTGAGCACCACCGCGGAGGAGATGGAGCGCGATGGGCATACCATCTTGAAGCTCAACACCGGGAACCCGGCGATCTTCGGCTTCGAGGCCCCCGATGTGATCATGCGCGACATGATTGCCGCGCTGCCGACCTCGCAGGGCTACACCACCTCGAAGGGCATCGTTCCCGCGCGCCGCGCGATTGTGACCCGCTACGAGGTCATCGAGGACTTCCCGTCCTTCGACATCGACGACGTCTACCTCGGCAACGGCGTCTCCGAGCTCATCAGCATGGTCACCCAGGCCCTGCTGAACGACGGCGACGAGATCCTCATCCCCGCCCCCGACTACCCACTGTGGACGGCGGCCTCCACGCTCGCCGGCGGTAAGGTCGTGCACTACCTCTGCGACGAGGAAGACAACTGGAACCCGTCGCTGGAAGACATCCGCGCCAAGGTCACGAGCCGCACCAAGGCGATCGTCGTGATCAACCCGAACAACCCCACCGGCGCCGTCTACTCCCGCGAGGTCCTCGAAGGCATCGCCGATATCGCCCGCGAGCACGAGCTCATGGTGCTTGCCGACGAAATCTACGACCGCATCCTCTACGACGACGCCACCCACATCTCCATGGCGGAGGTCGCCCCCGACCTGATTACCGTCACATTCAACGGACTATCCAAGGCCTACCGAGTTGCCGGCTACCGCGCCGGCTGGATGATCATCACCGGGCCGCGCCGCCGCGCCACCGGGTTCATCGAGGGCCTCAACCTGCTCGCCGGTACCCGGCTGTGCGCCAACGTGCCCGGCCAGCACGCGATCCAGGTCGCGCTCGGCGGCCGGCAGTCGATTTACCAGCTCACCGGCGAGGGCGGGCGTCTGCGTGAGCAGCGCGATACGGCAGTGCGCAAACTCCGTGAGATCCCCGGGGTGAGCGTCGTCGAGCCGAAGGGGGCGCTCTACTGCTTCCCCAAGATCGACACCGAGATGTACCACATCCACGACGACGAACGCTTCATGCTCGACCTGCTCAAGTCGGAGAAAATCCTCATGGTGCAGGGCACGGGCTTTAACTACCCCACCCCCGACCACTTCCGCGTGGTCACACTGCCTTGGGCCTCCCAGCTGGAAAACGCGATCGAGCGCCTGGGCAACTTCCTTGCCGACTACCACCAACATTAA
- the casB gene encoding type I-E CRISPR-associated protein Cse2/CasB has protein sequence MTAEPSHDVGQQLRFAVGHTATRLQEAYLGASGDREAASARGVLAGLRANGSRPLQENPLGLQETLLVLSPPAPEEPLRRGKEFSDSEYAAYTALSLFARHMQSAKAPVHTEERSFAQACGRLVALSDSASIKPRFDAMQLAATEEARATHLRSLVDLLKAHELAFDYGAFARDLRSLSSPKRKNSVLLRWGREFSRGLINATANGDTTESTSTSGTSDTTEKEN, from the coding sequence ATGACGGCAGAACCGTCGCACGACGTCGGGCAGCAACTGCGGTTCGCCGTCGGCCACACCGCCACACGCCTCCAGGAGGCGTACCTGGGGGCCAGCGGAGACCGCGAGGCAGCGAGCGCGCGAGGAGTACTCGCCGGGCTTCGCGCCAACGGCTCCCGCCCCCTTCAAGAAAACCCGCTCGGCCTGCAGGAGACCCTCCTGGTCTTATCGCCGCCGGCGCCGGAGGAACCACTGCGCCGGGGGAAGGAGTTTTCGGATTCCGAGTACGCGGCCTACACCGCTTTGTCTCTTTTTGCTCGACACATGCAAAGCGCGAAAGCACCCGTCCACACCGAAGAACGTTCCTTCGCCCAGGCCTGCGGGCGCCTCGTTGCGCTGAGCGACTCCGCCTCCATCAAGCCGCGTTTCGACGCGATGCAGCTCGCCGCGACCGAGGAAGCGCGCGCAACGCACCTTCGCTCGTTGGTTGACCTGCTGAAGGCGCATGAGCTCGCGTTCGACTACGGCGCATTCGCCCGCGACCTGCGCAGCCTGTCCTCGCCGAAGCGGAAGAACTCTGTGCTGCTGCGTTGGGGCCGAGAGTTCTCTCGCGGTCTGATCAACGCCACCGCAAACGGCGACACCACCGAAAGCACTAGCACCTCTGGCACCTCTGACACCACAGAAAAGGAAAACTAA
- the cas2e gene encoding type I-E CRISPR-associated endoribonuclease Cas2e → MMVLVITACPAGLRGDVTKWLLEIAPGVFVGRPTARIRDLLWERTISLVKDGKALLVYSSDNEQGMEFLTHRHDWTPQDFDGLTLMVRPSPGASKHSNQRRKGWSTARRQRKAYGSR, encoded by the coding sequence ATGATGGTCCTGGTGATTACGGCCTGTCCCGCAGGTCTCAGGGGAGACGTCACTAAGTGGCTCCTTGAGATCGCGCCAGGTGTATTCGTGGGCCGACCTACGGCACGCATTAGGGATCTCCTGTGGGAGCGGACGATTTCCTTGGTGAAGGATGGGAAAGCTCTGCTCGTCTACTCGTCCGACAATGAGCAGGGAATGGAGTTTCTAACGCACCGGCACGATTGGACACCGCAGGACTTTGACGGATTGACGCTCATGGTCCGCCCCTCGCCTGGAGCCTCCAAACACTCAAATCAACGGCGCAAGGGGTGGAGCACGGCCCGGAGACAACGAAAGGCTTATGGAAGCCGTTAG
- the cas1e gene encoding type I-E CRISPR-associated endonuclease Cas1e has product MTTPGEVSTTRKELTRMGDRISFLYAERCMVNRDNNALTVTDQRGTAYVPATAIAVLLLGPGTRITYAAMALLGDAGCSVAWVGERGVRFYAAGRPPAKSSRMAEAQAEIVAHQRKRLDCARRMYGLRFPDEDVSGLSMAQLRGREGARMKRVYVREAERTGVEWNRRSIHPGDYNSADPINQALTSASAALYGVAHAVVAGLGFVPSLGVVHNGTDRSFVFDIADLYKAEIAIPAAFDAVASGSPDPGVEARRKVRDQVVEHRLMPRMVADLKYVMDVDDSDLTSDVELLLWSELETVAAGVNWAEEP; this is encoded by the coding sequence ATGACGACGCCTGGAGAAGTTTCCACTACGCGAAAAGAGCTTACGCGTATGGGCGATCGCATTAGTTTCCTCTATGCGGAGCGATGTATGGTGAACCGAGATAACAACGCCCTGACCGTCACCGATCAGCGTGGGACCGCCTACGTTCCTGCGACGGCGATCGCCGTGTTGCTGCTCGGCCCGGGCACGCGGATCACCTACGCCGCGATGGCACTGCTTGGCGACGCCGGCTGCTCCGTCGCCTGGGTCGGGGAGAGGGGCGTGCGGTTCTACGCTGCGGGCCGCCCACCAGCGAAATCGTCTCGAATGGCGGAGGCTCAAGCGGAGATAGTCGCGCATCAGCGCAAACGGCTCGATTGTGCGCGCAGGATGTACGGACTGCGTTTTCCTGATGAAGACGTCTCGGGCCTCTCCATGGCGCAACTACGTGGGCGCGAAGGCGCGCGAATGAAACGCGTGTACGTGCGTGAGGCTGAAAGGACGGGAGTGGAGTGGAACCGGAGGTCAATTCACCCTGGCGATTACAATTCCGCCGATCCTATCAATCAAGCGCTCACGTCGGCGTCCGCGGCGCTGTACGGGGTAGCGCACGCCGTCGTTGCAGGTCTCGGATTCGTTCCATCCTTGGGGGTTGTCCACAACGGTACGGATCGATCCTTTGTATTTGACATTGCTGACCTGTACAAGGCCGAGATTGCGATACCTGCGGCCTTCGATGCGGTTGCCTCTGGTTCACCGGACCCGGGCGTCGAGGCACGGCGAAAGGTTCGCGACCAGGTAGTCGAGCACCGACTCATGCCGCGCATGGTGGCGGACCTGAAATACGTTATGGACGTCGACGACTCCGATCTGACGAGCGATGTTGAACTCTTGCTCTGGAGCGAGTTGGAAACGGTCGCGGCCGGAGTGAATTGGGCGGAGGAACCATGA
- a CDS encoding DUF1707 SHOCT-like domain-containing protein, translating into MSTPYGRFRLSDNERNDAMGALSTALGEGRLTVTEFDERARRVAAAEFQADLEPIFSDIPQAPTAYSPAGGEVTLYGAGEISAARRDGQKMRAGVFWLGTLGALAGAPALAVATGSGLGYLLFLLIPTLFVLLYMMKVGPDSWYTPSVRQLERRRRELVRIRQLEIESARAHEEALRKAARKQQLSALTDDALSAAHHTVKRLRGK; encoded by the coding sequence GTGAGCACCCCTTACGGCAGATTTCGCTTAAGCGACAACGAACGAAACGACGCGATGGGAGCGCTGAGCACCGCTCTCGGCGAGGGTCGGCTGACGGTGACCGAGTTCGACGAGCGCGCCCGGCGCGTCGCGGCCGCCGAGTTCCAGGCGGACCTAGAGCCGATCTTCTCCGACATCCCGCAGGCCCCGACTGCCTACTCCCCTGCGGGCGGGGAGGTCACGCTCTACGGCGCGGGCGAGATCTCAGCCGCCCGGCGCGACGGGCAGAAGATGCGGGCCGGGGTGTTCTGGCTCGGTACCCTCGGCGCGCTCGCGGGCGCCCCGGCGCTGGCCGTGGCTACGGGCAGCGGGCTGGGGTATTTGCTCTTTTTGCTCATCCCCACGCTCTTCGTCCTGCTCTACATGATGAAGGTCGGGCCGGATTCCTGGTACACCCCGAGCGTGCGCCAGCTCGAGCGCCGGCGCCGCGAGCTCGTGCGCATCCGTCAGCTCGAGATCGAATCCGCCCGCGCGCACGAAGAGGCCCTGCGGAAGGCGGCGCGCAAGCAGCAGCTCAGCGCGCTGACTGACGACGCCTTAAGCGCCGCCCACCACACCGTCAAGCGGCTCCGGGGCAAGTAA
- the cas6e gene encoding type I-E CRISPR-associated protein Cas6/Cse3/CasE produces MTVFTRVLLNPRTRGGAKLLTNPQAMHAAVRAAFPPDVDETNGRVLWRVDKHEHERVLYIVGPEKPTTRHIVEQAGWKTRPGDSADYGRFLDSLREGQRWRFELVANPTYAEHTPGKRGTVKAHVSAAHQLGWLYKKSAGAGFLLAPRDGGDNRWTEADIPMVTERGTDHFYRNAQRKGRPVQIAKARFAGVLEVADAELLRRTLVHGIGRARAYGCGLLTLAPVKQR; encoded by the coding sequence ATGACGGTGTTCACACGAGTATTGCTCAACCCGCGGACACGCGGCGGGGCGAAACTGCTCACCAATCCGCAGGCAATGCACGCCGCCGTCCGCGCAGCCTTTCCGCCGGACGTGGACGAGACGAACGGTCGCGTGCTCTGGCGCGTGGACAAGCACGAGCATGAGCGCGTGCTCTACATCGTCGGCCCGGAAAAGCCAACCACTCGGCACATCGTCGAGCAGGCCGGATGGAAAACCCGCCCAGGCGACAGCGCGGACTACGGACGGTTTCTCGATTCATTGCGAGAGGGCCAGCGCTGGCGGTTCGAGCTGGTGGCCAACCCCACCTACGCGGAACACACGCCCGGCAAGCGCGGCACCGTGAAGGCACACGTGTCTGCGGCGCACCAGCTCGGTTGGCTGTACAAGAAGTCAGCCGGTGCCGGGTTTCTCCTTGCCCCTCGCGACGGCGGCGATAACAGATGGACCGAGGCCGATATTCCGATGGTGACGGAGCGTGGCACTGACCATTTCTATCGAAATGCCCAACGTAAGGGGAGGCCTGTGCAGATCGCGAAGGCACGCTTTGCGGGAGTCCTCGAAGTCGCTGACGCCGAGCTCTTGCGGCGCACGCTCGTTCACGGCATCGGACGCGCGCGGGCCTACGGATGCGGTCTGCTCACCTTGGCTCCGGTGAAGCAGAGATGA
- the cas5e gene encoding type I-E CRISPR-associated protein Cas5/CasD, which translates to MTSSLLLLLKGPLQSWGDESRYRTRATAATPTKSGIVGLLAAGQGRRRTDPIEDLAELTLAVRVDQSGSLLRDYQTAYTGKKTMLSTRYYLSDAAFVAAVESPRREVLEGLAEALRAPAYPLFLGRRSCPAPPNLVMGVRDLPAEEALLRHREWHATRTHKKERERHVKLPIYRDAAPGEAGSVPRQDVPLSFDQRHRKYGWRNVILSSFAEFDNELGRGDDDFFSAVVSA; encoded by the coding sequence GTGACATCTTCCCTCTTGCTTCTCCTGAAAGGACCATTGCAGTCCTGGGGGGACGAATCGCGGTACAGAACGCGTGCGACAGCTGCGACACCCACCAAATCCGGGATCGTCGGGCTGCTCGCGGCGGGGCAGGGCCGGCGCCGGACGGATCCCATTGAGGACCTGGCGGAGCTCACCCTCGCCGTTCGCGTCGACCAATCCGGCAGCCTCTTGCGTGACTACCAAACGGCATACACCGGTAAGAAGACAATGCTGTCCACGCGCTATTACCTCTCGGATGCCGCCTTCGTCGCCGCAGTCGAGTCGCCGCGGCGAGAGGTGCTGGAAGGGTTGGCGGAGGCGCTCCGTGCACCGGCCTATCCGCTCTTCCTGGGGAGGCGATCCTGCCCGGCCCCTCCGAATCTTGTTATGGGCGTGCGCGACCTCCCCGCCGAAGAGGCGCTCCTTAGACATCGCGAGTGGCACGCGACCAGAACACACAAGAAGGAGCGTGAGCGGCACGTGAAGTTACCCATCTACAGGGATGCGGCACCGGGCGAGGCGGGATCCGTTCCGCGCCAGGACGTGCCCCTGTCATTTGACCAGCGGCACCGGAAGTACGGATGGAGGAATGTCATCTTGTCCAGCTTTGCCGAATTCGACAACGAGCTCGGTCGAGGCGACGACGACTTCTTTAGCGCGGTGGTGTCGGCATGA
- the casA gene encoding type I-E CRISPR-associated protein Cse1/CasA codes for MVQAPPFKRREQAHGKKKSRKRKEDQSLEEAQFNLVDDPWIIVHDTVGTPHTVGIRSLFDGSVQAVSIVGDSPTQDYALLRVLLAIFWRAHHDALAPQLATRKGRDDFEWNEWFAQTRQRLAKDGRDDAVLEYLEKYRDRFELFDPVAPFMQVADLHTESGETSPISRIVPELAQDHFALRAGEARESLTFAEAARWLIHTQAYDHAGNKTGAVGDPRVIRGNVNSKGPGWTGQTGGTVVLRPTLLETLLFNTTKEAVFAGNDDDHPVWEREPDTSAGREEAVPKGSADLATWQARRVRLFPNDGRVTACLLTTGERIVGAGKNVFGDPMTPYRFSKNKSTENNSAYFAQQYDRSRTMWRSLDPLIATQSDPGFDDKTRAPIRPKTLENLGDLAREGTIERDVLNLRIVSMGYGSNASVVETVVSASINLPVVFFEDDELAKEARSTARSAATATTDAAESIGWFAGQLYVAAGGEYVFGSDAADRFLARLEPQFNQWLAAMNWENLDESAERWQQVVLAEAKLQADELVAGAGPKALAGRVVPPRNEGDKPIVLSAGGLRDALARRLRKNLPLVHPKKTSTHKESAS; via the coding sequence ATGGTGCAAGCACCGCCATTCAAAAGGCGGGAGCAAGCACACGGCAAGAAAAAATCAAGAAAAAGAAAGGAGGACCAGAGCTTGGAAGAAGCGCAATTCAACTTGGTTGATGACCCGTGGATTATCGTGCACGACACGGTGGGAACGCCCCACACGGTGGGAATACGCTCGCTTTTCGACGGATCCGTCCAGGCGGTCTCGATCGTCGGCGATTCCCCCACCCAGGACTACGCGCTGTTGCGCGTCCTGCTGGCCATCTTCTGGCGCGCCCACCACGACGCGCTCGCCCCGCAGCTGGCTACCAGGAAGGGCAGGGACGATTTCGAGTGGAACGAGTGGTTCGCCCAGACCAGGCAGCGGCTTGCGAAGGACGGCCGCGACGACGCGGTCCTGGAGTACCTGGAGAAATACCGCGATAGGTTCGAGCTTTTCGACCCGGTGGCCCCCTTTATGCAGGTTGCGGATCTGCATACGGAGAGTGGGGAAACGAGCCCGATATCGCGCATTGTGCCAGAGCTGGCGCAGGACCACTTTGCGCTGCGCGCCGGAGAGGCACGAGAATCGCTCACTTTCGCAGAAGCCGCGAGGTGGCTTATTCACACCCAGGCATACGACCACGCCGGCAACAAGACTGGGGCCGTCGGGGACCCCCGTGTCATCAGGGGAAACGTGAATTCGAAAGGACCTGGTTGGACAGGGCAAACGGGTGGGACGGTGGTACTGCGTCCCACGCTCCTCGAGACCCTTCTTTTTAACACCACAAAGGAGGCCGTTTTCGCCGGAAACGACGACGATCATCCCGTCTGGGAGCGCGAACCGGACACGTCTGCAGGGCGCGAGGAAGCTGTCCCGAAGGGGTCGGCGGACTTGGCTACGTGGCAGGCACGGCGTGTACGTCTTTTCCCCAACGACGGAAGAGTCACGGCTTGTCTACTTACGACGGGTGAGCGAATTGTTGGCGCTGGGAAAAACGTCTTCGGTGACCCAATGACGCCCTACAGGTTCAGCAAGAACAAATCGACTGAAAATAATTCAGCCTATTTTGCTCAGCAGTACGATCGTTCCCGAACGATGTGGCGCTCGCTGGATCCGCTCATCGCAACTCAATCCGACCCTGGATTCGATGACAAGACTAGGGCACCCATCCGGCCGAAAACGCTGGAGAACCTTGGGGACCTTGCGAGAGAGGGGACCATTGAAAGAGACGTTCTTAATCTTCGCATTGTGTCCATGGGGTACGGGTCGAACGCCTCTGTCGTCGAGACAGTGGTGAGTGCAAGCATTAACCTTCCCGTCGTCTTCTTCGAGGACGACGAGCTGGCCAAAGAAGCACGTTCGACGGCCCGCAGCGCCGCCACAGCGACGACGGACGCTGCCGAGAGCATTGGGTGGTTCGCCGGGCAGCTATACGTTGCGGCCGGCGGAGAATATGTCTTCGGCTCCGACGCAGCGGATCGCTTCTTGGCTCGCCTCGAGCCGCAGTTCAACCAGTGGCTCGCCGCAATGAACTGGGAGAACCTAGATGAATCGGCAGAGCGCTGGCAGCAAGTCGTCTTGGCGGAGGCGAAGCTCCAGGCGGACGAGCTGGTCGCCGGTGCTGGTCCGAAGGCGCTGGCCGGCAGGGTGGTCCCTCCCCGCAACGAGGGAGATAAGCCCATCGTGCTGAGCGCGGGCGGCTTACGCGACGCGCTGGCGCGTCGGCTGCGCAAGAACCTGCCGCTCGTCCATCCGAAAAAGACCTCTACGCACAAGGAGAGTGCATCATGA